In Chitinophaga nivalis, a single genomic region encodes these proteins:
- a CDS encoding MBL fold metallo-hydrolase: MKVTFLGTGTSQGVPVIACGCEVCLSANKKDKRLRSSILIASPAGNIVVDTTPDFRYQMLRENVKHLEAVLITHSHKDHIAGMDDIRAFNYFQKSSIDIFATEFTQHVIMREFAYAFADFKYPGIPEINLKLIDGQPFDINGLTITPIQVMHYKMPVMGFRVHDFTYITDANFIAPEEKDKIRGSKVLVVNALRREKHISHFTLEEAIALGRELEIPEVYFTHISHQLGLHDEVSKELPAGMALAYDSLTIEI; the protein is encoded by the coding sequence ATGAAAGTTACATTTTTAGGAACAGGCACCTCGCAGGGCGTACCGGTCATAGCTTGTGGTTGCGAAGTTTGCCTATCCGCCAATAAAAAAGACAAACGTTTACGGAGCAGCATTCTCATTGCTTCCCCTGCAGGAAACATTGTAGTGGATACCACCCCTGATTTCCGTTACCAGATGTTACGCGAAAATGTGAAGCACCTGGAAGCTGTATTGATCACCCATTCCCATAAAGATCACATTGCTGGTATGGATGATATCCGTGCCTTCAACTACTTTCAGAAAAGTTCCATCGATATTTTCGCTACTGAATTTACCCAGCATGTTATCATGCGCGAATTTGCCTACGCATTCGCGGATTTCAAATATCCCGGTATCCCGGAAATAAACCTGAAACTCATTGATGGCCAGCCATTTGATATAAACGGACTAACGATCACGCCTATACAGGTTATGCATTATAAAATGCCGGTGATGGGTTTCCGGGTACACGATTTTACCTATATCACAGATGCCAATTTTATTGCACCCGAAGAAAAGGACAAGATCCGTGGCTCCAAAGTGCTGGTAGTGAACGCGCTCCGCCGCGAAAAACATATTTCCCATTTTACCCTGGAAGAAGCCATTGCTTTGGGGCGCGAACTGGAAATTCCCGAAGTGTATTTTACGCACATCAGCCACCAGCTGGGGCTGCATGATGAGGTGTCTAAAGAATTGCCTGCCGGTATGGCATTGGCTTACGACAGCCTGACCATAGAAATATAA
- the porX gene encoding T9SS response regulator signal transducer PorX translates to MSQINILWVDDEIESLKSQIIFLESKGYRVSPLTNGHDALEFLKEQVVDVVLLDESMPGITGLETLAKIKEIDQQIPVVMITKNEAENVMDDAIGSQITDYLIKPVNPNQVLLSLKKIIDNKRLVAEKTTIAYQQEFRSLFMALSSSPDYNEWMDIYKKLVYWEMEMTKTNSPEMLEVFNTQKAEANTEFIKFISRNYSDWLHPKAKEAPVMSHTLFRDKIVPALDPDVPNLFLLIDNLRLDQYKAIMPILQESFRLVEEDTFYSILPTSTQYSRNAIFAGMLPIDIEHKFPQEWKNDDEEGGKNLYEEHFFAQQLQRLKMDTRFSYTKVTNHADAQHMLNNIHNLLDYPLSIVVYNFVDMLSHARTEMEVLKELASDETSYRSITASWFEHSPLHQALKRLSEKKINLIIATDHGSVRVKTPVKVIGDKQTTTNLRYKHGRNLNYEAKEVLAFRDPRDAGLPKPNVNSSYIFAKGDGYLCYPNNYNYFVNYYRNTFQHGGISLEEMIVPVAHMVSK, encoded by the coding sequence ATGAGTCAGATAAATATACTATGGGTAGATGACGAAATCGAATCATTAAAATCACAGATTATTTTTCTTGAAAGCAAAGGATATCGTGTTTCCCCCCTCACGAACGGACATGATGCCCTGGAATTTCTGAAAGAACAGGTAGTGGATGTGGTATTGCTGGATGAATCGATGCCTGGCATCACCGGATTGGAAACACTGGCCAAAATCAAGGAAATAGACCAGCAAATCCCGGTGGTGATGATCACCAAGAATGAAGCAGAAAACGTTATGGATGATGCGATTGGCTCCCAGATCACGGATTATCTCATTAAGCCGGTAAATCCCAATCAGGTATTATTATCGCTCAAAAAAATCATCGACAATAAAAGACTGGTCGCCGAAAAAACCACCATTGCCTATCAGCAGGAGTTCCGCTCTCTCTTTATGGCACTCAGCTCCAGCCCGGACTACAACGAATGGATGGATATCTACAAGAAACTGGTATACTGGGAAATGGAAATGACCAAAACCAACAGCCCGGAAATGCTGGAGGTGTTTAATACGCAGAAAGCAGAAGCCAATACGGAATTCATCAAATTTATCAGCAGAAACTATTCTGACTGGCTTCACCCGAAAGCCAAAGAAGCTCCGGTGATGTCGCATACGCTCTTCCGGGATAAAATAGTACCTGCCCTGGATCCGGATGTGCCCAACCTGTTTCTGCTGATCGATAACCTGCGGCTGGACCAGTACAAGGCGATTATGCCTATCCTGCAGGAATCTTTCCGCCTGGTGGAAGAAGATACCTTTTACAGCATTCTGCCTACCAGTACGCAATACAGCCGCAACGCCATTTTCGCGGGTATGCTGCCCATTGATATTGAACACAAATTCCCGCAGGAATGGAAAAATGATGATGAAGAAGGAGGGAAAAACCTGTATGAAGAACATTTCTTTGCCCAGCAGTTACAACGACTGAAAATGGATACCCGGTTTTCCTACACCAAGGTGACGAACCACGCAGATGCCCAGCATATGCTGAATAATATCCATAACCTGCTCGACTATCCGCTCAGTATCGTGGTGTATAACTTTGTGGATATGCTCAGTCATGCCCGTACGGAAATGGAGGTATTGAAAGAACTGGCCAGTGATGAAACCTCTTACCGCTCTATTACCGCCAGCTGGTTTGAACACAGTCCGTTGCACCAGGCCCTGAAACGCCTCAGTGAGAAAAAAATCAATCTGATTATTGCTACAGACCATGGTAGTGTAAGGGTAAAAACGCCGGTGAAGGTGATCGGAGATAAACAAACCACCACCAATCTGCGCTATAAACACGGCCGGAATCTCAACTATGAAGCGAAGGAAGTACTGGCATTCAGAGATCCCCGTGACGCCGGATTGCCGAAACCGAATGTGAACTCTTCTTACATTTTTGCCAAAGGCGATGGTTATCTGTGTTATCCCAACAACTACAACTACTTTGTCAATTATTACCGTAATACCTTCCAGCATGGCGGTATTTCATTGGAGGAAATGATTGTACCGGTAGCCCACATGGTTTCAAAATAA
- a CDS encoding acyl-CoA dehydrogenase family protein produces MNFEPTEMQQQIAQMIRDFGKTNILPHVLEWDEQQEFPVELFKKMGALGLMGVLVPTQYGGSGLGYLEYVTVVSEVARICGAIGLSVAAHNSLCTGHILQFGNEEQKQRFLPKLATAEWIGAWGLTEPNTGSDAMNMKCVAVQDGDEWVINGTKCWITHGKSGDVAVVIARTGDVRDSHGMSAFVVERGTPGFSGGKKENKLGMRASETAEMIFDNCRIPAANLLGPVGDGFIQSMKVLDGGRISIAALSLGIAKGARDAAVKYAKERYQFDQPIANFQGVSFKLADMATEIAAAELLTLQAADMKNRHVKMTQQAAMAKYYASEVAVKVANDAVQIFGGYGYTKDFPVEKFYRDAKLCTIGEGTSEIQKIVIAREALR; encoded by the coding sequence ATGAATTTTGAGCCAACGGAGATGCAACAACAGATTGCGCAAATGATCCGTGATTTCGGAAAGACAAACATATTACCACACGTGTTGGAATGGGATGAACAACAGGAATTTCCTGTAGAACTGTTCAAAAAAATGGGCGCATTGGGACTCATGGGGGTACTGGTACCTACCCAATATGGCGGCAGTGGACTGGGATACCTGGAATATGTAACAGTGGTGAGTGAAGTAGCCCGGATATGTGGCGCCATCGGTTTAAGTGTGGCGGCGCATAACTCTTTATGTACCGGCCATATCCTGCAGTTTGGAAATGAAGAACAGAAACAGCGTTTCCTGCCTAAACTGGCTACTGCCGAATGGATTGGCGCCTGGGGCCTGACAGAACCCAATACCGGTTCTGATGCGATGAATATGAAATGTGTGGCCGTGCAGGATGGCGATGAGTGGGTGATCAATGGTACCAAATGCTGGATTACGCATGGTAAGAGCGGGGATGTGGCAGTAGTGATAGCCCGTACCGGCGATGTACGCGACAGTCACGGGATGAGTGCTTTTGTGGTGGAAAGGGGTACACCGGGATTCAGTGGTGGTAAAAAAGAAAATAAACTGGGTATGCGGGCTTCTGAAACCGCTGAGATGATTTTTGATAACTGCCGGATACCTGCAGCCAACCTGCTGGGACCTGTAGGAGATGGCTTCATCCAGTCTATGAAAGTATTGGATGGCGGCCGTATTTCCATTGCGGCCTTGTCGCTGGGTATTGCGAAAGGCGCCCGGGATGCTGCCGTGAAGTATGCGAAAGAACGTTATCAGTTCGATCAGCCGATTGCCAATTTCCAGGGTGTTTCCTTTAAGCTGGCGGATATGGCTACCGAAATAGCTGCAGCGGAACTGCTTACCTTGCAGGCAGCAGATATGAAGAACCGCCACGTAAAAATGACGCAGCAAGCTGCTATGGCTAAGTATTATGCTTCGGAAGTGGCTGTGAAAGTGGCCAATGACGCCGTACAGATTTTCGGTGGTTATGGCTATACCAAAGATTTTCCTGTAGAAAAGTTCTACCGGGATGCCAAACTGTGCACTATCGGAGAAGGAACTTCTGAAATCCAGAAAATCGTAATAGCAAGAGAAGCATTAAGATAA
- a CDS encoding ComEA family DNA-binding protein: MWKAFVKAWFRFSRAERTGVFLLIIFILLTSRLPVWLFYWQRVPVTDTSDFKALVQAFEAQYATHPDTSAARVEALFYFDPNTLPVAGWQQLGIRERTAQTIQRYLAKGGRFRQPADLQRIYGIPPDLCARLLPYVRIPAMDKKREPLTEAGFQRNRLPLRDSFFHYSHKKTGQPVDVNTADTLAWQSLPGIGPGFARRIVAFREKLGGFYEVGQVAECYGLPDSTFQKIQPFLRIGNGSLKKIDLNLTDEKSLAAHPYIRYKLARLIVAYRNTHAGFRQVEELRGLPLVDEIIYRKIEHYIVIKL, from the coding sequence ATGTGGAAAGCTTTTGTAAAAGCCTGGTTCCGGTTTTCCCGGGCAGAACGCACCGGTGTCTTCCTGTTGATTATATTTATCTTGCTGACCAGCCGTTTACCGGTATGGCTCTTTTACTGGCAGCGTGTACCCGTTACCGATACCAGCGATTTTAAAGCATTGGTACAGGCCTTTGAAGCACAATACGCCACGCATCCTGATACATCAGCAGCCAGGGTGGAAGCACTTTTTTATTTTGATCCCAATACTTTACCGGTGGCCGGCTGGCAACAGCTGGGGATACGTGAACGTACGGCACAGACCATTCAGCGTTATCTGGCCAAAGGCGGGCGTTTCCGGCAACCGGCCGACCTGCAGCGGATCTATGGTATTCCACCTGATTTGTGTGCCCGGCTGCTGCCCTATGTTCGCATTCCGGCAATGGATAAAAAGCGGGAACCTTTAACTGAGGCGGGGTTTCAGCGGAATAGACTACCATTACGGGACAGCTTTTTTCATTATTCGCACAAAAAGACCGGACAGCCTGTTGATGTTAATACTGCGGATACCCTTGCCTGGCAATCGTTACCGGGTATTGGCCCGGGCTTCGCCCGCCGTATTGTTGCCTTCCGGGAGAAGTTAGGTGGCTTTTATGAGGTAGGACAGGTAGCAGAGTGTTACGGATTGCCAGATTCTACATTTCAAAAAATTCAACCTTTTTTACGGATCGGTAATGGATCTCTAAAAAAAATAGACCTCAACCTCACAGATGAAAAATCTTTGGCAGCTCACCCATATATACGCTATAAACTGGCCCGTCTGATCGTAGCATATCGCAATACCCATGCGGGTTTCAGGCAGGTAGAAGAGTTGCGTGGCCTACCGTTGGTAGATGAAATTATTTATCGTAAAATTGAACATTACATTGTGATCAAACTTTAA